AGAATTATTTACATTTCTATATTTGCTCAAGGTTTTTAACGGTTCTTTTTTTACAATTGCTTTCTGCGGATCATTATTTACCATAATACATCTTCCGCACGGTTTTATGTTTTTAAATTGAACTTCTCCAATTGTAAAAGTTTTAAAATCATCCTCTTCGTGAGCACTTTTGGTACTTACAACAATGTTTGGACGAAATCTTTTTACGGTGATTTTTTCTTCTAATTTTCCATTTAAAAAATCAAGGCTTTCAGTTCCAATTAATAAGTACGGATATCCATCAGCTAAACTGACATTGTAGGTTTCATTTGTTTTGGAACTTTCATGTTTACGGGCTCCAATTTTATTGATTTTTACCAATCTGCATTCGATACCTAGTTTATCACTAAACCATTTTGAAGAATTTTTGCTTACTTCAAAAACCTCACTTTTATCCTCCCAAACATGCGAATTTATTGGATTTTCTAAATATTCATTAATAGAAAATTCATGCGTTTCTCCTTCAAAAGTAATTTGAATTTTATCTCCCAAAATCTCTGGATAAAATTGACTCATGATTGGATATTCTCTTTGTGTAACATGAATATTTTCAGCATTAATCAGCATCCATCTTCGGTCATTTTCAAATCCCATTTCTTCAGCTTTCGCGCTTTTTAAACTTATTCCGGCTAAACTTTTTATGGGATAAATATAAATTTCTTTTACACTGTAAACGGCACTCATTTATTCGCTTTTTAAAATGTCCATAAATTCTTCTCGATCAATTTCACGGCAGCCTAAACTGTCCAAATGTGGATTGTAAACCTGACAATCTAATAATTTATAATTCTTTTCTTCTAAATGTTTTACCAAAGATATAAAAGCCACTTTTGAAGCATTTGATACTTTCGAAAACATACTTTCTCCGCAGAAAACATGTCCTAAATCTACTCCATATAAACCTCCAACTAACTCCCCTTCCTGCCAAACCTCAACTGATTTTGCAATTCCCTGACGATTTAATTCGCAGTACGATTCGACAATATCATCTGAGATCCAAGTTCCATCCTGACCAATCCGTTGTATTTTCTGGCAGTTCGAAATTACTTCTTTAAAATTGGTATTAAAAGTAACGGTAAATTGTTTTCTATTTAAAATATTCCGCATGCTTTTAGAGATAATCAATTCATCTAAAAACAAAACCATACGAGGATCCGGCGCCCACCAAAGAATAGGTTCGCCTTCATTAAACCAAGGAAAAATCCCGTTTTTATAAGCTAGTTTTAAACGTTCTGGACTTAAATCACCTCCAACAGCCAGAATACCTTCTTCATCGGCTTCTGAAACGGGCGGAAAATATAAATTATCAAATAAGAAATACATTTTTAAAATAATCAGATTTTAAATTCCAAATTCCATTACTCTGCAATTTGGTCATTTATAACAAATTAACTCAAAAACAAAATTCCAAATCCCAGATTCACTTGAATGAATTGGAATTTGGAATTTAAAAATTTTGAGATTTACTTTCTTAGAATGGTAAATCGTCTGGTTCGTCTTCGTTTACATTTGAAGCAGGAGCAAATGTTTCTGCTGCTGGCATTGCAGGTGCTTGACCTGGAGCTTCAGATGCTAATCTTTCGATTCTCCAACCTTGAATACTATTAAAATATCTAGTTTCTCCTTGTGGATTAACCCATTCTCTTCCTCTTAAATTGATAGAAACTTTTACTGCCTCTCCTTGCTTATAGCTGCTTAATAAATCGCATTTATCTTGTGTAAATTCGATTAAAATGTGCTGTGGATACTGCTCATCTGTAGTTACTACTAATTCTCTTTTTTTGAATGAAGCACTAACTTGCTGCTCAGGATTTACCACTTTTACTTTTCCTATAACTTCCATCTTCGTCTATAATTATTTATTGTTTCTATTCATTTATTTTTTAGCTAAAAGCACTTTCCACGCTGAGATAACATCTTCTTTATCGAGATATTTTTTGGCTTCTAAATGTACTTTTTTCTGATCGTCTGAGCTTAAAACTCCTTTTACAGAAAAATTTTCTTTCACAAATATAGTAACTTCTTCCGTTGTAGGCAAGGCTTCAATGTTTCCTAATTTTCCTAAGTCATTTCCGTTAAACACAGGACTTTCCTTCACAAAATTCGGAATTGCATCTACTCCAACACCTAATGTTGTAAGTGGTTTTGCTACTTCAAATAGTCCTTGATTCGATCTCGAATACCAATTTCCTCCCAATCTTGAAACCAAATCAATTTTATGCTGATCGATTGCGCCGTTCTCGTCTAAAATCGATTCGTTGATATGAATTTTTACTACTTCACACAAAATCAGGTTTCCAGCTCCTCCTTCTGTTCCTAACGGAATAATTTGTGTAATCTTGCATTCAAATTGAACTGGAGATTCTTTTACACGATATGGTTTTACCAAATCAGACGGAATTTGTGTTAATCCGGCTTTAAT
This is a stretch of genomic DNA from Flavobacterium endoglycinae. It encodes these proteins:
- a CDS encoding MOSC domain-containing protein, producing MSAVYSVKEIYIYPIKSLAGISLKSAKAEEMGFENDRRWMLINAENIHVTQREYPIMSQFYPEILGDKIQITFEGETHEFSINEYLENPINSHVWEDKSEVFEVSKNSSKWFSDKLGIECRLVKINKIGARKHESSKTNETYNVSLADGYPYLLIGTESLDFLNGKLEEKITVKRFRPNIVVSTKSAHEEDDFKTFTIGEVQFKNIKPCGRCIMVNNDPQKAIVKKEPLKTLSKYRNVNNSVLFGTNLVSLNSGIINVGDEVVF
- the aat gene encoding leucyl/phenylalanyl-tRNA--protein transferase translates to MYFLFDNLYFPPVSEADEEGILAVGGDLSPERLKLAYKNGIFPWFNEGEPILWWAPDPRMVLFLDELIISKSMRNILNRKQFTVTFNTNFKEVISNCQKIQRIGQDGTWISDDIVESYCELNRQGIAKSVEVWQEGELVGGLYGVDLGHVFCGESMFSKVSNASKVAFISLVKHLEEKNYKLLDCQVYNPHLDSLGCREIDREEFMDILKSE
- a CDS encoding DUF3127 domain-containing protein, whose product is MEVIGKVKVVNPEQQVSASFKKRELVVTTDEQYPQHILIEFTQDKCDLLSSYKQGEAVKVSINLRGREWVNPQGETRYFNSIQGWRIERLASEAPGQAPAMPAAETFAPASNVNEDEPDDLPF
- a CDS encoding flavin reductase family protein, whose amino-acid sequence is MISINPKEIPTAQLQGYLQSAVGPRPIAFASTISEKGIPNLSPFSFFNVFSANPPILVFSPSRRVRDNTVKHTLINAEATKEVVINVVNYDLVQQTSLASTEYGDGVNEFIKAGLTQIPSDLVKPYRVKESPVQFECKITQIIPLGTEGGAGNLILCEVVKIHINESILDENGAIDQHKIDLVSRLGGNWYSRSNQGLFEVAKPLTTLGVGVDAIPNFVKESPVFNGNDLGKLGNIEALPTTEEVTIFVKENFSVKGVLSSDDQKKVHLEAKKYLDKEDVISAWKVLLAKK